The Hyphomonadaceae bacterium ML37 genome includes a region encoding these proteins:
- the rplJ gene encoding 50S ribosomal protein L10 — MDRTTKVTAVGELTEIFSASGSVVLARYSGLTVAEMTKLRGELRAKGGRLKVVRNRLAKIALKGQKGEEASDMFQGPIAIAYSEDFTAAPKVVVEFAKSNPKFEIVGGFMEENIFSDAKSVEALSKMPSREELIGAIAARLMGQASEIISRLNAPGSTLAGQIEAIREQASS, encoded by the coding sequence ATGGATCGTACGACCAAAGTGACGGCGGTCGGGGAGCTCACGGAGATTTTCTCCGCTTCCGGATCTGTCGTCCTGGCCCGCTATTCGGGCCTGACCGTTGCGGAAATGACCAAGCTGCGCGGCGAACTGCGCGCCAAGGGCGGACGACTGAAAGTCGTGCGCAACCGGCTCGCCAAGATCGCCCTGAAGGGCCAGAAGGGTGAAGAGGCCTCGGACATGTTCCAGGGCCCGATCGCCATCGCTTATTCTGAGGACTTCACCGCAGCGCCGAAGGTTGTCGTCGAGTTCGCCAAATCGAACCCCAAGTTCGAAATCGTCGGCGGCTTCATGGAAGAGAATATTTTCTCCGACGCCAAAAGCGTCGAAGCGCTCTCCAAGATGCCGTCGCGCGAAGAACTCATCGGCGCCATCGCAGCCCGCCTCATGGGCCAGGCCAGCGAGATCATCTCGCGGCTCAACGCGCCAGGGTCCACCCTGGCCGGCCAGATCGAGGCGATCCGCGAACAGGCAAGCAGCTGA
- the rplL gene encoding 50S ribosomal protein L7/L12: protein MADVAKLADELLGLTILEAKELNDILESKGIKAAAAAVAYAAPAGDAGGAAAEEKTEFDVVLLEAGDKKINVIKEVRAITGLGLKEAKDLVEAGGKTVKEGASKTEAEALKKQLEDAGAKVELK, encoded by the coding sequence ATGGCTGATGTGGCCAAACTTGCTGACGAACTCCTGGGCCTGACGATTCTGGAAGCCAAGGAACTGAACGACATTCTCGAGTCCAAAGGCATCAAGGCGGCGGCTGCCGCCGTGGCCTATGCCGCTCCGGCCGGCGACGCCGGCGGCGCTGCTGCGGAAGAGAAAACCGAATTTGACGTTGTGTTGCTCGAAGCGGGCGACAAGAAAATCAACGTCATCAAAGAAGTCCGCGCCATCACTGGCCTGGGCCTGAAAGAAGCCAAGGATCTGGTCGAAGCCGGCGGCAAAACCGTCAAGGAAGGCGCCTCCAAGACCGAAGCCGAGGCACTGAAAAAGCAGCTCGAAGACGCCGGCGCCAAAGTCGAGCTGAAGTAA
- the rpoC gene encoding DNA-directed RNA polymerase subunit beta': MNQEVMNIFNPSVEGPAFDRIRISLASPEKILSWSFGEVKKPETINYRTFKPERDGLFCARIFGPIKDYECLCGKYKRIKYKGIICEKCGVEVTLARVRRERMGHIELAAPVAHIWFLKSLPSRISMMMDMALKDVERVLYFEAYIVMEPGLTPLQKHQLLTEEEYYEAVDEYGEDAFTAGIGAEAIREIMIGMDLPKEVERMREDMLETGSELKLKKLSKRIKLLESFMLSKNKPEWMIMTVVPVIPPELRPLVPLDGGRFATSDLNDLYRRVINRNNRLKRLIELRAPDIIIRNEKRMLQEAVDALFDNGRRGRVITGANKRPLKSLADMLKGKQGRFRQNLLGKRVDYSGRSVIVVGPELKLHECGLPKKMALELFKPFIYARLDAKGLSGTVKQSKKLVEKERPEVWDVLDEVIREHPVLLNRAPTLHRLGIQAFEPKLIEGKAIQLHPLVCAAFNADFDGDQMAVHVPLSLEAQLEARVLMMSTNNILSPANGKPIIVPSQDIVLGLYYLSIVKDGEPGEGMVFATMGEIEAALDAGVVTLHSKVKARYAYIDAEGNQVTKVIETTPGRMKILEHMPRHQLLGPRLLDELLTKKAIGTMIDEVYRHTGQKKTVIFCDRIMQLGFREAARAGISFGKDDMLIPAAKAVLVGETRKLVGEYEQQYVDGLITKGEKYNKVVDAWAKCTDKVADAMMEEISDPLKGVRGEVNSVYMMAHSGARGSKNQMKQLAGMRGLMARPDGSIIETPIISNFKEGLTVLEYFNSTHGARKGLADTALKTANSGYLTRRLVDVAQDCIITEPDCGTSQGIKLTAVIEGGEVSVSLGARLLGRTTAEDIKNPSSGEVIAPADTYLDEDLCAAIEAAGVVSVKARSPLTCETRVGVCAACYGRDLARGTKVNMGEAIGVIAAQSIGEPGTQLTMRTFHIGGTAQVSEQSFIEASHDGKMTFTERSTVKTAEGDFIVMTRNMQIAVTGPDGQEMESYKLPYGARLRVDAGKGVKRGDRLAEWDPYTMPIVTEVAGKVKFIDAIDGLSVKDDTDEATGIASKVVIDWRGTGAKSKDIQPAIVVTDAKGEPVKLPNGQTANYMLSVGAILSILDGDEVRPGDVLARIPTEGAKTRDITGGLPRVAELFEARRPKDHAIIAEMTGRVDFGRDYKNKRRISITPEGEGGEPVEYLVPKGKHLSVQEGDVIQRGEYLIDGNPAPHDILRILGVEALASYLVNEIQEVYRLQGVPINDKHIEVIVRQMLQKVEILEAGDSGYLAGEHVDKIEFIETNERLQKEKKKLATGESVLLGITKASLQTRSFISAASFQETTRVLTEAAIQGKVDMLEGLKENVIVGRLIPAGTGGTMRQYQVDADKRDRARIAEQEAAAEAEAEAEALPAEIAAAADAEADSDA, encoded by the coding sequence ATGAACCAAGAGGTCATGAACATCTTCAATCCGTCGGTCGAAGGCCCCGCCTTTGACCGGATCCGGATCTCGCTGGCCAGCCCGGAGAAAATCCTCTCCTGGTCCTTCGGCGAGGTGAAGAAGCCCGAAACGATCAACTACCGCACGTTCAAGCCCGAGCGCGACGGCCTGTTCTGCGCGCGCATCTTTGGTCCGATCAAGGACTATGAGTGCCTGTGCGGCAAGTACAAGCGCATCAAGTACAAGGGCATTATCTGCGAGAAGTGCGGCGTGGAAGTCACGCTGGCGCGCGTGCGCCGCGAGCGCATGGGCCATATCGAGCTGGCCGCGCCGGTCGCGCACATCTGGTTCCTGAAATCTCTGCCGTCGCGCATCTCGATGATGATGGACATGGCGCTCAAGGACGTGGAGCGCGTGCTCTACTTTGAAGCCTATATCGTCATGGAGCCGGGCCTGACCCCGCTGCAGAAGCACCAGCTTCTGACCGAGGAAGAGTATTACGAGGCCGTCGACGAGTATGGCGAGGACGCCTTCACCGCCGGCATCGGCGCCGAGGCGATCCGCGAGATCATGATCGGCATGGACCTGCCCAAAGAAGTCGAGCGCATGCGTGAAGACATGCTCGAGACCGGGTCGGAGCTGAAGCTGAAGAAGCTTTCCAAGCGCATCAAGCTCTTGGAATCCTTCATGCTGTCGAAGAACAAGCCGGAATGGATGATCATGACCGTGGTTCCGGTCATCCCGCCCGAGCTTCGCCCGCTGGTGCCGCTGGACGGCGGCCGGTTCGCCACCTCCGACCTCAACGATCTGTACCGCCGGGTGATCAACCGGAATAACCGCCTGAAGCGCCTCATCGAGCTGCGCGCGCCGGACATCATCATCCGCAACGAGAAGCGCATGCTTCAGGAAGCGGTCGATGCATTGTTCGACAACGGCCGGCGCGGCCGGGTGATCACGGGCGCCAACAAGCGTCCGCTCAAATCACTCGCCGACATGCTCAAGGGCAAGCAGGGCCGGTTCCGCCAGAACCTGCTGGGCAAGCGCGTGGACTATTCGGGCCGGTCGGTGATCGTGGTGGGTCCCGAGCTGAAGCTGCACGAGTGCGGCCTGCCCAAGAAAATGGCGCTGGAACTGTTCAAGCCCTTCATCTATGCGCGTCTTGACGCCAAGGGCCTGTCGGGCACGGTGAAGCAGTCGAAGAAGCTGGTCGAGAAAGAACGCCCCGAAGTGTGGGACGTGCTCGACGAGGTGATCCGCGAGCACCCGGTGCTGCTGAACCGGGCGCCGACCCTGCACCGTCTGGGCATCCAGGCGTTCGAACCCAAGCTGATCGAGGGCAAGGCCATCCAGCTGCACCCGCTGGTCTGCGCCGCGTTCAACGCCGACTTTGACGGCGACCAGATGGCCGTGCACGTGCCGCTGAGCCTTGAGGCCCAGCTGGAAGCGCGCGTGCTGATGATGTCGACCAACAACATCCTGTCGCCCGCCAACGGCAAGCCGATTATCGTGCCGTCGCAGGATATCGTGCTGGGCCTGTACTATCTCTCCATCGTCAAGGATGGCGAGCCGGGCGAGGGCATGGTGTTCGCCACCATGGGCGAGATCGAAGCGGCGCTGGACGCCGGCGTGGTCACGCTGCACTCCAAGGTGAAGGCCCGCTACGCCTATATCGACGCCGAAGGCAATCAGGTCACCAAGGTGATCGAGACCACTCCGGGCCGGATGAAAATCCTGGAGCACATGCCCCGCCACCAGCTGCTCGGGCCGAGACTGCTGGACGAATTGCTGACCAAGAAGGCCATCGGCACGATGATTGACGAGGTCTATCGTCACACCGGCCAGAAGAAGACGGTCATCTTCTGCGACCGCATCATGCAGCTGGGCTTCCGTGAAGCGGCCCGCGCGGGCATCTCGTTCGGCAAGGACGACATGCTGATCCCGGCGGCCAAGGCCGTGCTGGTGGGCGAAACCCGCAAGCTGGTCGGCGAGTACGAGCAGCAATACGTGGACGGGCTGATCACCAAGGGTGAGAAGTACAACAAGGTCGTCGACGCGTGGGCCAAGTGCACCGACAAGGTGGCCGACGCCATGATGGAAGAGATTTCCGATCCGCTCAAAGGCGTGCGCGGCGAGGTCAACTCGGTCTACATGATGGCGCACTCCGGCGCGCGCGGCTCCAAGAACCAGATGAAACAGCTGGCCGGCATGCGCGGCCTGATGGCGCGTCCGGACGGGTCGATCATCGAGACGCCGATCATCTCCAACTTCAAGGAGGGGCTGACGGTTCTGGAATACTTCAACTCCACCCACGGCGCCCGGAAAGGCCTGGCGGATACGGCGCTGAAAACCGCCAACTCCGGCTATCTGACCCGCCGCCTGGTGGACGTGGCCCAGGACTGCATCATCACCGAACCCGATTGCGGCACTTCGCAAGGCATCAAGCTGACCGCGGTGATCGAAGGCGGCGAAGTGTCGGTGTCGCTGGGCGCGCGCCTCCTGGGCCGCACCACGGCCGAGGACATCAAGAACCCGTCCAGCGGCGAGGTCATTGCGCCCGCCGACACGTATCTGGACGAGGATCTGTGCGCGGCCATCGAAGCAGCCGGCGTGGTGTCGGTGAAGGCGCGTTCGCCGCTCACCTGCGAAACCCGCGTGGGCGTGTGCGCGGCCTGTTACGGCCGTGACCTGGCGCGCGGCACGAAGGTGAATATGGGCGAGGCGATCGGCGTGATCGCGGCCCAGTCCATCGGCGAGCCGGGCACCCAGCTGACCATGCGCACCTTCCACATCGGCGGGACGGCGCAGGTGTCCGAGCAGTCCTTCATCGAAGCCAGCCACGACGGCAAGATGACCTTCACCGAGCGGTCCACCGTGAAGACCGCCGAAGGCGACTTCATCGTGATGACGCGCAACATGCAGATCGCGGTGACCGGGCCGGACGGCCAGGAGATGGAAAGCTACAAGCTGCCCTACGGCGCGCGTCTGCGTGTGGATGCGGGCAAGGGCGTCAAGCGCGGCGACCGTCTGGCCGAGTGGGACCCCTACACCATGCCGATCGTCACCGAGGTGGCCGGCAAGGTGAAGTTCATCGACGCCATCGATGGCCTGTCGGTCAAGGACGACACCGACGAAGCCACCGGCATCGCCTCCAAAGTGGTGATCGACTGGCGCGGTACAGGGGCCAAGTCGAAAGACATCCAGCCGGCCATCGTGGTCACCGACGCCAAGGGCGAACCGGTCAAGCTGCCCAACGGGCAGACGGCCAACTACATGCTCTCGGTGGGCGCGATCCTGTCGATCCTGGACGGTGACGAGGTGCGCCCCGGCGACGTGCTGGCGCGCATCCCGACCGAAGGCGCCAAGACGCGCGACATCACCGGCGGTCTGCCGCGGGTGGCCGAGCTGTTCGAGGCCCGCCGTCCCAAGGATCACGCGATCATCGCCGAAATGACCGGCCGTGTGGACTTCGGACGCGACTACAAGAACAAGCGCCGCATCTCCATCACGCCGGAAGGCGAGGGCGGCGAGCCGGTGGAATACCTGGTGCCCAAGGGCAAGCACCTGTCCGTGCAGGAAGGCGATGTCATCCAGCGCGGCGAGTACCTGATCGACGGCAACCCGGCGCCCCACGACATCCTGCGGATTCTGGGTGTGGAAGCGCTGGCCAGCTATCTCGTCAACGAGATCCAGGAGGTCTACCGCCTGCAGGGCGTGCCGATCAACGACAAGCATATCGAAGTGATCGTGCGCCAGATGCTGCAGAAGGTGGAGATCCTCGAAGCGGGCGATTCGGGCTATCTGGCCGGCGAGCACGTGGACAAGATCGAGTTCATCGAAACCAATGAACGCCTGCAAAAAGAGAAGAAGAAGCTGGCCACGGGCGAGTCGGTGCTCTTGGGCATCACCAAGGCGAGCCTGCAGACCCGCTCCTTCATCTCCGCGGCCTCCTTCCAGGAGACCACCCGCGTGCTGACCGAAGCCGCCATCCAGGGCAAGGTCGACATGCTGGAAGGCCTGAAAGAGAACGTCATCGTGGGCCGCCTGATCCCGGCGGGCACCGGCGGGACCATGCGCCAGTACCAGGTCGACGCCGACAAGCGCGACCGCGCCCGCATCGCCGAACAGGAAGCCGCCGCCGAGGCGGAAGCCGAAGCCGAAGCCCTGCCGGCCGAAATCGCCGCAGCCGCCGACGCCGAAGCGGACAGCGACGCCTGA
- the rpoB gene encoding DNA-directed RNA polymerase subunit beta, giving the protein MGLSFTGKKRIRKSFGRIPEAVVMPNLIEVQKHSYEQFLLKEIGSAGRPDEGLQAVFKSVFPVRDFSERAVLEFVSYEYEAPKFDVEECIQRDLTYAAPLKVKMRLIVFDVDEETGARSVKDIKEQDVYMGDIPLMTDKGTFIVNGTERVIVSQMHRSPGVFFDHDRGKTHASGKFLFAARIIPYRGSWLDLEFDAKDILHVRIDRRRKLPATTLLYALGMDKEEILGTFYDRITYERVKEGWTLPYLKERWRGVKPVRDLVDARSGEVVAPAGKKIAARAANKLAEDGLTQLLVSADDLVGRYAAEDLVNVETGEIFAEAGDELTEEVLEALAEAGVQTLDVLDIDGVAVGGYMRTTLAADKNDTREQALVDIYRVMRPGEPPTPETADALFNGLFFDPERYDLSPVGRVKMNMRLDLECPDDVRVLRREDIIEVLRVLLNLRDGKGEIDDIDNLGNRRVRSVGELMENQYRIGLLRMERAIKERMSSVDIETVMPHDLVNAKPAAAAVREFFGSSQLSQFMDQTNPLSEVTHKRRLSALGPGGLTRERAGFEVRDVHPTHYGRICPIETPEGPNIGLINSLSTFARVNKYGFIESPYRKVEKGKLTDQVDYLSAMQEARFAIAQANATVGDDGMLANEFVNCRVGQNRDATLVPREDVDYIDVSPKQVVSVAAALIPFLENDDANRALMGSNMQRQAVPLLRNEAPLVGTGMEDVVARDSGAAVAARRDGVVEQVDAQRIVIRALGDIGSAQSGVDIYRLSKFQRSNQSTSINQRPIVKVGDRVQTGDIIADGPSTDLGELALGRNILVAFMPWNGYNFEDSILVSERIVRDDVFTSIHIEEFEVMARDTKLGPEEITRDIPNVGEEALRNLDEAGIVAIGAEVEAADILVGKVTPKGESPMTPEEKLLRAIFGEKASDVRDTSLRLPPGATGTVVDVRVFNRHGVEKDERAISIEREEIARLGEDREDELAILERDIFSRLQEILLGKTAVAGPKGFKKGAVTEAALDETPRSQWWKIGLDDEKAMAEVEGLKRQYDESKARLDRRFEDKVEKVQRGDEMPPGVMKIVKVFVAIKRKIQPGDKMAGRHGNKGVISKIIPIEDMPFMEDGTHVDIVLNPLGVPSRMNVGQILETHLGFACKGLGKMIGEAYEAYKRDGKAEDLAKSIRYAYGEDQELPESEEDLAELARNLTNGIAIATPVFDGAREPDVVEYLKKAGLDESGQSTVYDGLTGEPFRRKVTVGVKHILKLHHLVDDKIHARSIGPYSLVTQQPLGGKAQFGGQRFGEMEVWALQAYGAAYTLQEMLTVKSDDVAGRTKVYEAIVRGDNAFEAGIPESFNVLIKEMRSLGLNVELVNQ; this is encoded by the coding sequence ATGGGTCTGTCGTTCACGGGCAAGAAGCGCATCCGCAAATCATTTGGCCGCATCCCCGAAGCTGTGGTGATGCCGAACCTGATCGAGGTTCAAAAACACTCCTACGAGCAGTTCCTGCTGAAGGAAATCGGCTCGGCCGGGCGCCCCGATGAAGGGCTGCAGGCGGTGTTCAAATCGGTGTTCCCGGTGCGGGATTTCTCCGAGCGCGCGGTGCTGGAATTCGTCTCCTATGAGTACGAGGCGCCCAAGTTCGACGTCGAGGAATGCATCCAGCGCGACCTGACCTATGCTGCGCCGCTGAAGGTGAAGATGCGCCTCATCGTGTTTGATGTGGACGAGGAAACCGGTGCGCGCTCGGTCAAGGACATCAAGGAGCAGGATGTCTACATGGGCGATATCCCGCTCATGACCGACAAGGGCACCTTCATTGTCAACGGCACCGAGCGGGTGATCGTCTCCCAGATGCACCGCAGCCCGGGCGTGTTCTTCGACCATGACCGCGGCAAGACCCACGCGTCTGGCAAATTCCTGTTCGCCGCGCGCATCATTCCCTATCGCGGCTCGTGGCTCGATCTGGAATTTGACGCCAAGGACATCCTGCACGTGCGCATCGACCGCCGGCGCAAGCTGCCGGCCACGACGCTGCTCTATGCCCTGGGCATGGACAAGGAAGAGATCCTGGGCACGTTCTACGACCGGATCACCTATGAGCGCGTCAAGGAAGGCTGGACGCTGCCCTATCTCAAGGAACGCTGGCGCGGCGTGAAGCCAGTGCGCGACCTTGTGGATGCGCGCTCTGGCGAAGTGGTGGCCCCGGCGGGCAAGAAGATCGCCGCGCGCGCCGCCAACAAGCTGGCTGAAGACGGCCTGACGCAGCTTCTGGTGTCGGCTGACGACCTGGTTGGGCGCTACGCGGCCGAGGACCTGGTCAATGTCGAGACCGGCGAGATTTTCGCCGAGGCCGGCGACGAGCTGACCGAAGAAGTGCTCGAAGCGCTGGCCGAAGCCGGCGTGCAGACCCTCGACGTGCTTGACATCGATGGCGTTGCGGTGGGCGGCTATATGCGCACCACGCTGGCCGCCGACAAGAACGACACGCGCGAGCAGGCGCTGGTGGACATCTACCGGGTCATGCGCCCGGGCGAGCCGCCCACGCCGGAAACCGCCGACGCGCTGTTCAACGGCCTGTTCTTCGACCCCGAGCGCTACGACCTGTCGCCGGTCGGCCGGGTGAAGATGAATATGCGCCTGGATCTCGAATGCCCGGACGATGTGCGCGTGCTGCGCCGCGAGGACATTATCGAGGTGCTGCGCGTGCTCTTGAACCTGCGCGACGGCAAGGGCGAGATCGACGATATCGACAATCTCGGCAATCGCCGGGTGCGTTCGGTCGGCGAGCTGATGGAGAACCAGTACCGCATCGGTCTGTTGCGCATGGAGCGCGCCATCAAGGAGCGCATGAGCTCGGTGGATATCGAGACCGTGATGCCCCATGACCTGGTCAACGCCAAGCCGGCGGCGGCGGCGGTGCGCGAGTTCTTCGGCTCGTCCCAGCTGTCCCAGTTCATGGACCAGACCAACCCCTTGTCGGAAGTCACCCACAAGCGCCGCCTGTCGGCGCTCGGGCCGGGCGGTCTGACGCGCGAGCGTGCGGGCTTCGAAGTGCGCGACGTGCACCCGACCCATTATGGCCGCATCTGCCCCATCGAGACGCCCGAAGGCCCGAATATCGGCCTGATCAACTCGCTGTCGACCTTTGCGCGCGTCAACAAGTACGGCTTCATTGAAAGCCCGTACCGCAAGGTGGAGAAGGGCAAGCTCACCGACCAGGTGGACTATCTGTCCGCCATGCAGGAAGCGCGCTTCGCCATCGCCCAGGCCAACGCCACCGTCGGCGATGACGGCATGCTGGCGAACGAGTTCGTCAATTGCCGCGTCGGCCAGAACCGCGACGCCACCCTGGTACCGCGCGAGGACGTGGACTATATCGATGTGTCGCCCAAGCAGGTGGTCTCCGTGGCCGCCGCGCTGATCCCCTTCCTGGAAAATGACGACGCCAACCGCGCCCTGATGGGCTCGAACATGCAGCGTCAGGCCGTGCCGCTTCTGCGCAATGAAGCGCCGCTGGTGGGCACCGGCATGGAAGATGTGGTGGCGCGCGATTCAGGCGCTGCTGTCGCGGCCCGCCGCGACGGTGTCGTCGAGCAGGTCGACGCCCAGCGCATCGTGATCCGGGCGCTCGGCGATATCGGCTCGGCCCAGTCCGGCGTCGACATCTACCGCCTGTCCAAATTCCAGCGGTCCAACCAGTCGACCTCGATCAACCAGCGTCCCATCGTGAAGGTGGGCGACCGGGTGCAGACCGGCGACATCATCGCTGACGGCCCGTCCACCGATCTGGGCGAGCTGGCGCTGGGGCGCAACATCCTCGTCGCCTTCATGCCGTGGAATGGCTATAATTTCGAGGACTCCATCCTCGTGTCCGAGCGCATCGTGCGCGATGACGTGTTCACCTCGATCCATATCGAGGAGTTCGAGGTGATGGCCCGCGACACCAAGCTCGGGCCCGAAGAAATCACCCGCGACATCCCGAACGTCGGCGAGGAGGCCCTGCGCAATCTCGACGAAGCCGGGATCGTGGCCATCGGCGCCGAAGTGGAAGCGGCTGACATTCTCGTTGGCAAGGTGACCCCGAAAGGCGAAAGCCCGATGACGCCGGAGGAGAAACTCCTGCGCGCCATCTTCGGTGAAAAGGCGTCGGACGTGCGCGACACCTCGCTGCGCCTGCCGCCGGGCGCGACGGGCACTGTGGTGGACGTGCGCGTGTTCAACCGCCACGGTGTGGAGAAGGACGAACGCGCCATCTCCATCGAGCGTGAGGAAATTGCGCGCCTGGGCGAGGACCGTGAGGACGAGCTGGCGATCCTGGAGCGCGACATCTTCTCGCGTCTGCAGGAAATCCTCTTGGGCAAGACCGCCGTCGCTGGTCCCAAGGGCTTCAAGAAGGGTGCGGTCACCGAGGCCGCCCTGGACGAGACCCCGCGCTCGCAATGGTGGAAGATCGGCCTGGATGACGAGAAGGCCATGGCCGAAGTCGAGGGCCTGAAGCGCCAGTACGACGAGTCCAAGGCCCGGCTTGACCGGCGCTTCGAGGACAAGGTGGAGAAGGTCCAGCGCGGCGACGAGATGCCGCCGGGCGTGATGAAGATCGTCAAGGTGTTCGTCGCCATCAAGCGCAAGATACAGCCCGGCGACAAGATGGCCGGCCGTCACGGCAACAAGGGCGTCATCTCCAAGATCATCCCGATCGAGGACATGCCGTTCATGGAAGACGGCACCCATGTGGATATCGTGCTCAACCCGCTGGGCGTGCCTTCGCGCATGAACGTGGGTCAGATCCTGGAGACCCATCTGGGTTTCGCCTGCAAGGGTCTGGGCAAGATGATCGGCGAGGCCTATGAGGCCTACAAGCGCGACGGCAAGGCCGAAGATCTGGCCAAGTCGATCCGCTACGCCTACGGCGAGGATCAGGAACTGCCCGAGTCCGAAGAGGACCTGGCCGAGCTGGCGCGCAATCTGACCAACGGGATCGCCATCGCGACCCCGGTGTTCGACGGCGCTCGCGAGCCCGACGTGGTGGAGTACCTGAAAAAAGCCGGCCTGGACGAAAGCGGCCAGTCGACCGTCTATGACGGCCTGACCGGCGAGCCGTTCCGGCGCAAGGTCACCGTCGGCGTCAAGCATATCCTGAAGCTGCACCACCTGGTGGACGACAAGATCCACGCCCGCTCCATCGGCCCGTACTCGCTGGTCACCCAGCAGCCGCTGGGCGGCAAGGCGCAGTTCGGCGGACAGCGCTTCGGCGAGATGGAAGTGTGGGCCCTGCAGGCCTATGGCGCGGCCTATACGCTGCAGGAAATGCTCACCGTGAAGTCCGACGACGTGGCCGGGCGCACCAAGGTCTATGAGGCCATCGTGCGCGGCGACAACGCCTTCGAGGCCGGTATCCCGGAAAGCTTCAACGTGCTGATCAAGGAAATGCGCTCGCTGGGTCTGAACGTGGAGCTGGTCAACCAGTAA